A genomic region of Catalinimonas niigatensis contains the following coding sequences:
- a CDS encoding SusC/RagA family TonB-linked outer membrane protein: MKKYLLLLFTVFACLTTVWAQDSVIKGTVTTSEDGSPLPGVNIIVQGKATGTVTDIDGNYTLNVSDADDVLLFSYIGYQTQEIEIGNSTTINVVLEVDDAQLDEVVVTGFQEVERKLFTGAAERVKMEDIRQPGMVDASRMLEGQVAGVTVDNVSGTFGTAPKIRIRGNTSINGDNQPLWVVDGVILEDLTNVNADDIVTGDPNTVLASSIAGLNPDDIASFEVLKDASATALYGTRAKNGVIVITTKRGKSGRLQVNYSGNFSTNLRPNYNQFDILNSGDEMSIYREMYEKGLVDITTSVRAQNYGVMGKMFSLISEHQIPWGPDGTLNEEFLNQYETANTDWFDVLYRDFSLQQQHSVSLTAGNENYNSYYSLSYLNDNGQTLADGVQRFAGTARNSFFFSDRFSLDMKLNASFRQQQLPGTTDRDFDPITGEYKRDFDINPFSYAINTSRSIRPYDHEGNLEFFRRNYAPFNVLEELNYNYIGIRVADISAQADLNFELTDNLRFRSTLQGRYATTNREHVIHERSNQAEAYRSNGTQYIQDANPLLFRDPDDPGSLPKVVLPEGGFNYLDEDNLQNFYIRNSLDWSRTFGNVHEVNLLAGQEIKYTDRSSRNASGIGVVYENGGVVNTTPEIIDFLNRQGVDLYGLSEFHERFTGLFINGGYAFNKKYIVNGTLRYDGSNRLGRSRAARYLPTWNVSGAWNVDQESFFNVPAVSFLKLRATYGLSANLGPDVSALLNLRSDVTLRPTDVESYLFIADLENTDLTWEKLNEFNVGIDFGVMNDRISGSFDYYRRDAFDLIGVIQTSGIGGVAEKAGNYADMVANGFEISINTLNYYTPDFSWTTSFNIGYTRDRITRLDFDPIIADAIRPEGAAVLGGPRRGIYSTRFAGLDPLGIPTFFDATGETVYAYDIQEREGLLDILKYEGPAEPLGGGGFTNKFTYKNFSLNILLSYKLSYKIRLNDAFRSDYTDFTSFSRDFVDRWVVPGDEEFTDIPVILDVRYTGNNAGDDFPDGNPYSLYNKSTVRIADGDHVRLKTVQLTYTLPSRITERIGANNARVSLAGQNLLLLYSDKRLNGQDPEFFASGGVALPQPQQITLSLNVGF; the protein is encoded by the coding sequence TTGAAAAAATATCTACTACTACTGTTTACTGTATTTGCATGTCTTACTACTGTGTGGGCCCAGGACAGTGTAATCAAAGGGACTGTAACGACAAGTGAAGATGGTAGCCCACTACCCGGAGTCAATATCATTGTGCAGGGAAAAGCTACCGGTACTGTGACTGACATTGATGGTAACTACACTTTGAATGTGAGTGATGCTGATGACGTACTGCTTTTTTCCTACATCGGTTACCAAACCCAGGAGATTGAAATTGGCAACTCCACTACGATAAATGTGGTGCTGGAAGTTGATGACGCCCAGTTGGACGAAGTGGTGGTGACTGGCTTCCAGGAGGTAGAACGTAAGCTGTTTACTGGTGCTGCCGAAAGGGTAAAGATGGAAGATATCCGTCAGCCCGGTATGGTGGACGCCAGCCGCATGCTGGAAGGACAGGTAGCCGGAGTGACGGTAGACAATGTTTCGGGAACCTTTGGTACCGCGCCTAAAATCCGTATCAGGGGAAATACATCAATTAACGGAGATAACCAGCCGCTCTGGGTGGTAGATGGGGTGATTCTGGAAGATCTGACCAACGTAAATGCTGATGATATTGTGACCGGCGACCCCAATACGGTGCTCGCTTCATCCATTGCCGGTTTGAATCCTGATGATATTGCTTCTTTTGAAGTACTTAAAGATGCTTCTGCCACTGCCCTCTACGGAACCCGTGCAAAAAATGGTGTAATTGTGATTACCACCAAGCGAGGCAAAAGTGGACGCCTACAGGTAAACTATTCTGGTAATTTTTCAACCAATCTTCGTCCCAATTACAATCAGTTTGATATCCTGAACTCCGGTGATGAGATGTCCATTTACCGGGAAATGTACGAAAAGGGGCTGGTGGATATTACAACTTCCGTACGTGCTCAAAACTATGGCGTAATGGGTAAAATGTTTAGCTTGATCTCTGAACATCAAATTCCCTGGGGCCCGGATGGCACACTCAATGAAGAATTTCTTAATCAATATGAAACGGCGAATACCGACTGGTTTGATGTACTTTACCGGGATTTTTCCCTGCAACAGCAGCATTCAGTGAGCCTTACGGCGGGTAATGAGAACTACAACAGCTACTACTCTCTCAGTTATCTGAATGACAATGGTCAAACACTAGCAGATGGAGTTCAGCGCTTTGCCGGAACGGCTCGTAACAGCTTCTTCTTCTCTGATCGTTTCTCACTTGACATGAAGCTCAACGCCAGCTTCCGCCAGCAGCAACTACCCGGAACTACTGACCGTGACTTTGATCCCATTACCGGTGAGTATAAGCGGGATTTTGATATCAACCCTTTTAGCTACGCTATCAACACCAGTCGTTCCATTCGTCCCTACGATCATGAGGGTAACCTGGAGTTTTTCCGCAGAAATTATGCGCCTTTCAATGTGCTGGAAGAATTGAATTACAATTACATAGGCATCAGGGTAGCTGATATTTCGGCACAGGCCGACCTGAACTTTGAGTTGACCGATAATCTGAGATTTCGCAGCACGCTTCAGGGACGTTATGCTACCACCAACCGTGAACATGTCATCCATGAGCGTTCCAACCAGGCAGAAGCTTACCGCTCCAACGGCACGCAGTATATACAGGATGCTAATCCCTTGCTGTTCAGAGATCCTGATGATCCGGGTTCTTTGCCCAAAGTAGTATTGCCAGAGGGAGGTTTTAATTATCTTGACGAAGACAATCTGCAGAATTTCTACATCAGAAACAGCCTGGACTGGTCGCGTACCTTTGGGAATGTCCATGAGGTGAATTTATTGGCAGGACAGGAAATCAAATATACCGACCGCTCCAGCCGTAATGCCAGTGGTATTGGTGTGGTCTATGAAAATGGAGGAGTAGTCAATACCACTCCTGAAATCATTGATTTCCTTAATCGTCAGGGCGTTGATCTCTATGGGTTATCAGAATTTCATGAGCGTTTCACCGGATTGTTTATCAATGGAGGTTACGCATTTAACAAAAAATACATTGTAAACGGAACGCTGCGCTACGATGGTTCCAACCGGTTGGGACGTAGCCGTGCTGCACGCTATCTGCCTACCTGGAACGTGAGTGGGGCCTGGAACGTAGACCAGGAATCTTTCTTTAATGTACCAGCCGTTAGCTTTCTTAAGCTTCGGGCTACCTATGGTTTGTCGGCAAACCTGGGACCTGATGTAAGCGCACTGCTTAACCTGCGCTCAGATGTTACCCTGCGTCCTACTGATGTGGAATCCTATCTTTTCATTGCAGACTTAGAAAATACAGACCTTACCTGGGAGAAGCTGAATGAGTTTAACGTGGGTATTGATTTTGGTGTAATGAACGACCGTATTAGCGGTAGTTTTGATTACTATCGCCGCGACGCTTTTGATCTGATCGGCGTGATCCAAACCAGTGGTATAGGCGGCGTAGCCGAAAAGGCAGGTAACTATGCGGATATGGTGGCCAACGGATTTGAGATTTCTATCAATACGCTAAACTATTACACTCCGGACTTCTCATGGACTACCAGCTTTAACATCGGTTATACCCGTGACCGTATCACCCGCCTGGATTTTGATCCTATCATTGCTGATGCCATCAGGCCCGAAGGCGCAGCCGTTTTGGGCGGCCCTCGCCGGGGTATTTATTCTACCCGATTTGCTGGCTTGGACCCACTAGGTATCCCTACTTTCTTTGATGCCACCGGAGAAACGGTATATGCTTACGACATTCAGGAGAGAGAAGGCTTGCTGGATATTCTTAAATACGAAGGACCCGCTGAACCGCTGGGAGGTGGTGGATTTACCAATAAATTTACCTACAAAAACTTTAGTTTGAATATATTGCTCTCCTATAAGCTGAGTTATAAAATCCGCCTCAATGATGCTTTCCGCTCCGATTACACTGATTTCACCTCCTTTTCCCGTGATTTTGTGGATCGTTGGGTAGTGCCTGGTGATGAGGAGTTTACGGATATTCCAGTCATCCTGGATGTACGCTATACGGGCAACAATGCCGGAGATGATTTTCCTGACGGAAACCCCTATAGTCTGTATAATAAAAGCACGGTAAGAATAGCAGATGGAGACCATGTGCGGCTCAAAACAGTACAGTTGACTTATACTTTACCTTCTCGTATCACTGAGCGAATTGGAGCCAATAATGCGCGGGTTTCTCTGGCCGGACAAAACCTGCTATTGCTATATTCTGACAAACGTTTGAATGGTCAGGACCCTGAGTTTTTTGCTTCAGGTGGTGTTGCTTTGCCTCAGCCACAACAAATTACATTATCCTTAAATGTTGGTTTTTGA
- a CDS encoding tetratricopeptide repeat protein, with the protein MDLKQTDLADRYYRGELSSDERREFERQMEQDAELKEKVLLHKELLEGIDYHFNQGLKSKLQQADLGSESESKGVKHRHMWKGLGVAATFLFLCLLGYLLLNKQASPEEIYQAYYQPYPNILNPVERSAGRAEDDLSTAMRAYEQGRYQEAIALFEQQFDELSPSYRFYLALSYLETNQNQQALKLLEEVEKAGDETFYLPSLWYQALANLAAGKTEEAQMVLQKLIQAGDNTYSSKAEEIVDALK; encoded by the coding sequence ATGGATTTAAAGCAAACTGATCTTGCTGATCGCTATTATAGAGGGGAACTGAGTTCAGATGAGCGAAGGGAATTTGAAAGACAGATGGAGCAAGACGCTGAACTCAAGGAGAAAGTGCTGCTTCATAAAGAGCTGTTGGAAGGAATAGATTATCATTTCAATCAAGGACTAAAATCAAAATTACAGCAGGCAGACCTGGGCAGTGAGAGCGAAAGCAAAGGCGTAAAACACCGGCATATGTGGAAGGGCTTAGGAGTTGCAGCCACGTTCTTGTTTCTCTGCTTACTTGGTTATTTGCTGTTGAATAAGCAAGCATCTCCCGAAGAAATTTACCAGGCGTATTATCAGCCTTACCCCAATATCCTCAATCCTGTGGAAAGATCGGCTGGGCGGGCAGAGGATGATTTGAGTACTGCAATGAGGGCATATGAACAAGGTAGGTATCAGGAGGCCATTGCCTTATTTGAGCAGCAGTTTGATGAACTCAGCCCTTCCTACCGTTTTTATCTGGCCTTGAGCTACCTTGAGACTAATCAGAATCAGCAGGCTTTGAAGCTTCTGGAAGAGGTGGAAAAGGCCGGAGATGAAACCTTTTATCTGCCCTCATTATGGTATCAGGCCCTGGCTAATCTTGCGGCAGGAAAAACTGAAGAAGCACAGATGGTCTTACAGAAGCTGATTCAAGCCGGAGACAATACCTACAGTAGCAAAGCGGAAGAAATAGTGGATGCCCTGAAATAA
- a CDS encoding PKD domain-containing protein, which produces MIRIKNFYYLVFSLLFIFSACKEDDEELPGQAPTVNAGQDVTAAVGSAVQLSGTASDPDGDPLTTSWSVTSAPQGSSANISNASSLTASFTPDAVGNYTIRLTADDGIYDPVTDELIITAEEAIGEPPVVVIRNEDNDAIDETNNEVTINTSYGLDASQSSDPDSEELTFTWEITESPEDSEATLTPNEEGSMASFVPDAVGAYTIQLTVQDPEGNSTSQTVELIATANPVVIDENVSVATTWPNIFENPALPDYYVIADITVSEALTIAPGVKVMFEPNRGLTVSGNSGSLSAIGIADSLIVLTAEDTLNGWDGIFFLNENVQNSFDYADISYGGQRDFGLGVQAASIGVEASGGFSITNSTVSNSFNYGIYIENGGALQGFGNNMLIDNSDHPIAVPINQAGDLDENSTYSDNADNSVEILATLLGADDEVTIPALSNSTPFHVTGKLDIDGSLTIMPGARFELNPDAYIEVAGNNGHFTADGTASDSITFTARVPADGWGGFFFLTDNSRNSFAYARISYGGNRSFGLGVQPSSVGVEASGAIKITNSVVSNSVGAYGIFVESQAEIGAFGQNTFLNNNSFPIALPINMAGMLDAATSFSGNGDNSVEIFQSILSSNDVSQTLPAFADNTPYYVSGKLDIDNRLEINPGATLEFNLGVEMEMSGAGALTAIGTADSIITFTARDQADKWQGLFFLSNTASNKLEYVSVSYAGSSGFGLGVEAANIGIENSGKVAVSNSSISNSDGYGIFVESGAELTDGAGTNLTTNQEVIDAGNTFAGNASGETNL; this is translated from the coding sequence ATGATCAGAATCAAGAACTTTTACTACCTGGTATTTTCGCTTCTATTTATTTTCTCAGCCTGTAAGGAAGACGATGAAGAACTTCCTGGCCAGGCACCCACTGTCAATGCCGGTCAGGATGTTACCGCAGCAGTAGGGAGTGCTGTACAACTTAGTGGCACCGCCTCTGACCCCGATGGAGATCCTCTCACCACCAGTTGGAGTGTTACTTCTGCTCCTCAGGGCAGTTCAGCCAACATAAGCAATGCCTCATCCCTTACGGCAAGCTTTACGCCCGATGCTGTGGGGAACTATACCATCAGGCTCACAGCTGACGATGGTATATATGATCCGGTAACTGATGAGCTGATCATCACCGCCGAAGAAGCCATAGGTGAACCACCGGTAGTCGTCATCCGAAATGAGGATAACGATGCCATAGACGAAACCAATAATGAAGTGACCATCAATACCTCTTATGGTTTGGATGCCAGCCAGAGCAGCGACCCTGACAGTGAGGAGCTGACTTTTACCTGGGAAATCACTGAAAGTCCTGAAGATAGTGAGGCCACCCTTACTCCCAATGAAGAAGGTAGTATGGCCTCTTTTGTACCGGATGCTGTGGGTGCTTATACCATACAACTCACCGTACAGGACCCCGAAGGAAACAGCACTTCACAAACGGTTGAACTCATTGCTACAGCAAATCCTGTGGTAATTGATGAAAATGTTTCTGTGGCTACAACCTGGCCCAATATTTTTGAAAACCCAGCTTTGCCGGATTATTATGTTATAGCTGATATCACCGTGAGTGAAGCATTAACCATAGCTCCCGGTGTAAAAGTAATGTTTGAACCCAACCGAGGGCTCACAGTTTCAGGAAACAGCGGCTCGTTATCAGCAATTGGTATAGCGGATAGCCTGATTGTACTTACTGCGGAAGATACACTTAATGGTTGGGATGGTATCTTCTTCCTGAATGAAAATGTGCAGAATTCATTTGACTATGCTGATATATCTTACGGCGGGCAGCGCGATTTTGGCTTAGGGGTACAAGCTGCCAGTATTGGAGTAGAAGCTTCAGGAGGTTTTTCAATTACTAACTCTACTGTCTCCAATAGCTTCAACTATGGCATTTATATTGAGAATGGAGGAGCGCTACAAGGGTTCGGAAATAATATGTTGATAGACAACAGCGATCATCCAATAGCTGTGCCTATTAATCAGGCAGGAGATTTGGATGAAAACAGTACTTATTCTGATAATGCGGATAATAGTGTTGAGATCCTGGCAACGCTGCTCGGCGCTGATGATGAGGTTACAATCCCAGCGCTATCTAACAGCACGCCTTTTCACGTTACTGGTAAACTTGATATTGATGGTAGCCTGACGATCATGCCTGGTGCACGCTTTGAATTAAATCCTGATGCCTACATTGAAGTAGCCGGCAATAACGGTCACTTTACTGCAGATGGAACTGCATCCGATAGTATTACTTTTACTGCTCGCGTTCCTGCTGATGGCTGGGGTGGTTTCTTTTTTCTCACTGATAATAGCCGTAACTCTTTCGCTTATGCTCGTATCTCATATGGCGGAAACCGCAGCTTTGGCTTAGGGGTACAACCTTCCAGTGTTGGTGTAGAAGCCTCAGGAGCAATTAAAATTACTAACTCAGTCGTAAGTAATAGCGTCGGGGCTTACGGTATTTTTGTAGAAAGCCAAGCAGAAATTGGTGCTTTTGGTCAGAATACTTTCCTGAATAACAATAGCTTTCCCATTGCATTGCCTATTAATATGGCCGGTATGCTGGATGCAGCCACATCGTTTAGTGGAAATGGCGATAACAGTGTAGAAATCTTTCAATCTATCTTAAGTAGCAATGATGTTTCTCAAACCCTTCCCGCTTTCGCCGATAACACGCCTTACTATGTGAGTGGTAAACTGGATATTGATAACCGATTAGAAATTAACCCCGGGGCAACGCTGGAATTTAACCTTGGTGTAGAAATGGAAATGTCCGGTGCTGGTGCGCTTACTGCAATAGGGACCGCTGATAGTATCATTACCTTTACTGCCCGAGATCAGGCGGACAAATGGCAAGGTTTATTTTTCTTATCAAACACTGCATCTAATAAGCTTGAGTATGTAAGTGTATCGTATGCAGGTAGTAGTGGTTTTGGGCTTGGTGTAGAAGCAGCCAACATAGGAATAGAAAATAGCGGTAAAGTTGCAGTTTCCAATAGTTCTATTTCTAATAGTGATGGATATGGCATATTTGTAGAAAGTGGGGCGGAGTTAACCGACGGTGCTGGCACCAATCTAACCACTAATCAGGAAGTAATAGATGCTGGAAATACCTTTGCCGGAAACGCATCAGGTGAAACCAACTTGTAA
- a CDS encoding substrate import-associated zinc metallohydrolase lipoprotein produces the protein MKKRYSIFLLSIFTLLMACGEDPVEADVKQVEVSDDPLDQYIRENFLDNYGVAVRYRYVDRYVNPVNRVTPPRKELVQPTLEFLNKFWIDPFLQVANGEEFFRSTVPAEVVLIGSFIFNTDGTVVLGTADAGARITLTDINSVDEEDQDWVFRQLGTIYHEYAHIMHQRFNLPPNFQQISPQGYTSAGSWFTLTDDEALRRGFVSPYSTSSFNEDFAEIVAFVLYDPDFYANYIDQEANCTDAACIERNEGRDLIRRKYNAVIDHYQQNTGVDLLKVREIIQARL, from the coding sequence ATGAAAAAGAGATATAGCATATTTTTGTTATCAATATTCACCTTGTTGATGGCCTGCGGTGAAGATCCGGTAGAGGCTGATGTAAAACAGGTAGAAGTATCCGATGATCCTTTGGATCAGTATATCCGCGAAAATTTTCTGGATAATTATGGCGTAGCCGTCCGTTATCGCTATGTGGATCGTTACGTGAATCCGGTAAACCGGGTTACTCCACCCCGCAAAGAATTGGTACAGCCAACCTTAGAGTTTCTCAACAAATTTTGGATAGACCCTTTTCTGCAGGTAGCCAATGGAGAAGAATTTTTCCGTAGTACTGTGCCGGCGGAAGTTGTGCTGATAGGTTCATTCATTTTTAACACTGATGGAACTGTGGTACTGGGTACGGCGGATGCCGGTGCACGCATCACCCTCACCGACATTAATTCTGTAGATGAGGAAGATCAGGATTGGGTATTCCGTCAGCTCGGTACGATTTATCATGAGTATGCCCATATCATGCACCAGCGGTTTAACCTTCCACCTAACTTCCAGCAGATTTCCCCTCAGGGCTATACCTCTGCCGGTTCTTGGTTTACCCTCACCGATGATGAGGCCTTGCGAAGAGGCTTTGTATCACCCTACAGTACCAGTTCATTCAATGAGGATTTTGCAGAAATTGTCGCTTTTGTTTTGTATGACCCTGACTTTTATGCCAATTATATTGATCAGGAAGCAAACTGTACCGATGCTGCCTGTATAGAAAGAAACGAAGGACGGGACCTGATTCGTAGAAAATACAATGCAGTCATTGACCACTATCAACAAAATACCGGAGTGGACCTTTTGAAGGTTAGAGAAATTATTCAAGCCAGACTTTGA
- a CDS encoding RagB/SusD family nutrient uptake outer membrane protein: MMNAVIKYRFLLAIAGLSTVLLACDDYLEENPDNRVELNTLEKAAQLLTNAYSPAGYNFVEWMGDQVVFTRGTQKRPNQLRTYQWEETLADPNDQDTPEYYWNGTYQAIAHANEVLAVVDQLPGDEALRRAVKGEALLTRAYGHFMLVNMFAKHYDEATASRDLGVPYVTTPETEFLKEYSRNTVAEVYDLVEEDLLQGLELVNDSYYANSGKYHFTRTAALALASRFYLFKRDYNECIRYSSELLGSNPTNYVKDIPALLQERINTEDYISLYTSPDDPSNILLLRQETIFYRNVGFFPDNNLYNGLFNSNPFRATDLRSDPAYVRGEDGIIATRFENLFQRTSLTSDVGFPYTIFLGFRGEEVLLNRAEAYVYLNRLDEAIADLQTLSDKRYDSQVTVDLETIRNYIRSGNPQNDVLIYIIELERPKEFIHEGLRWFDIKRFDLPVEHTLADGSVITLEAEDNRKALQIPEAAQEIGNLEPNPR, encoded by the coding sequence ATGATGAATGCTGTCATAAAATATAGATTTCTGCTGGCAATTGCTGGATTATCTACCGTGCTTTTGGCATGCGATGACTATCTGGAGGAGAACCCCGACAACCGGGTAGAACTCAATACCTTAGAGAAAGCGGCACAGTTACTTACCAATGCCTATTCTCCGGCAGGATATAACTTTGTGGAGTGGATGGGTGATCAGGTAGTATTTACCCGGGGTACGCAAAAGCGTCCCAACCAGCTTCGTACTTACCAGTGGGAAGAAACCCTCGCCGATCCAAATGATCAGGACACTCCGGAATACTACTGGAACGGAACTTATCAGGCGATTGCCCATGCCAATGAAGTACTGGCCGTGGTAGACCAACTGCCGGGCGACGAAGCGTTGCGTAGAGCAGTAAAAGGAGAGGCGCTGCTCACCCGGGCCTACGGACATTTTATGCTGGTGAATATGTTTGCCAAGCACTATGACGAAGCTACCGCTTCCAGAGACCTGGGCGTTCCTTATGTCACTACTCCGGAAACTGAGTTTCTGAAAGAATACAGCCGCAATACTGTAGCGGAAGTATATGATTTGGTGGAAGAAGATCTGCTGCAAGGCCTGGAACTGGTAAATGATAGCTATTACGCCAACTCAGGAAAATACCACTTTACCCGAACTGCTGCCCTTGCCTTAGCTTCACGCTTTTATCTGTTCAAAAGAGATTATAACGAATGCATACGCTACAGTAGCGAGCTGCTGGGAAGCAATCCCACTAATTATGTAAAAGATATTCCGGCATTATTACAGGAGCGTATCAATACCGAAGATTACATCAGTCTGTATACTTCGCCTGATGACCCCAGTAATATTCTATTGTTACGTCAGGAGACTATCTTTTATCGGAATGTAGGCTTCTTTCCTGATAATAATCTGTACAATGGGCTGTTCAATAGCAATCCTTTCCGGGCAACCGACCTGCGTTCTGATCCGGCCTATGTAAGAGGAGAGGACGGAATCATCGCTACTCGTTTTGAAAACCTTTTCCAGCGTACAAGCTTAACTTCCGATGTAGGTTTTCCCTACACTATTTTTCTGGGTTTCAGAGGTGAAGAAGTACTGCTCAACCGGGCCGAGGCTTATGTGTACCTGAACCGTTTGGATGAAGCGATTGCTGATTTACAAACGCTATCGGATAAAAGGTATGATAGTCAGGTAACCGTTGATCTGGAAACGATCAGGAATTACATCAGGTCAGGTAACCCTCAAAATGATGTACTGATATACATCATTGAATTGGAACGCCCCAAAGAGTTTATCCATGAAGGCTTACGTTGGTTTGATATCAAGCGATTTGATTTACCGGTAGAGCATACCCTGGCCGATGGCTCGGTGATTACCCTGGAAGCGGAAGACAACCGTAAAGCTTTGCAGATTCCGGAGGCAGCGCAGGAAATTGGTAATTTAGAACCTAACCCACGATGA
- a CDS encoding fasciclin domain-containing protein, whose protein sequence is MTHPFTFKKLPFLFICLFGFSLIFSACSDDDEGTPPRPTDDLLDIISSTEGLESFDTLVSLLGQGANNRLTSGEYTVFAPNNAAVQKLLSSIGYQSLVELRSDILQNILFYHVVANTYLEANQLDSTITTLGFSQISFEQEGDSVRINPDSQPERTVVTNSFQASNGVVHVTNEVLLSPGMIDLEPLFGSVAGIMLTLRDIPSQDPNFDGGLSTINNVLNAANLLSTLNGSSNYTVLAPVNTAFDDFFFTSNENVTQTANYHVLEGNVDFANSDRMLTTLSGQNLYVSNVENNTYLNGRPIFDLGYGADNGRVIHMLDVLKPAVPLAEMVEYIEALSGNTFTIFKKALEETAIEVPANSTIFMPTDAAFEAAGIITTIDSVALEAEAARIAPAVLSSILQKHVVPDNILFSPDFEAGTLTTLNGAIAVTLEGQNGTITLNDNNAATETNANLQFPANNLVENGIVIHVVTQALLP, encoded by the coding sequence ATGACACATCCTTTTACCTTTAAAAAGCTACCCTTCCTTTTTATATGTCTTTTTGGTTTTTCCCTGATATTCAGTGCATGTAGTGATGATGATGAAGGGACACCTCCACGACCTACTGATGATCTGTTGGATATTATTAGCAGTACAGAGGGTCTGGAAAGTTTTGATACATTAGTTTCATTATTAGGTCAGGGTGCTAACAATCGCTTGACTTCGGGTGAATACACCGTCTTTGCCCCAAATAATGCTGCTGTTCAAAAATTGCTTAGTTCTATTGGCTATCAAAGCCTTGTTGAATTACGAAGCGATATACTACAAAATATCTTATTTTATCATGTCGTTGCAAATACCTATCTGGAAGCGAATCAACTGGATTCAACTATTACTACGCTAGGTTTTTCTCAGATCAGTTTTGAACAGGAAGGCGATAGTGTCCGTATTAATCCTGATTCTCAACCCGAGCGAACTGTAGTAACAAATAGTTTTCAGGCTTCTAACGGAGTAGTCCATGTAACCAATGAAGTCCTCTTATCTCCGGGCATGATTGATTTAGAGCCCTTATTTGGCAGCGTGGCTGGCATTATGCTTACTTTGAGGGATATTCCCAGTCAAGACCCTAATTTTGACGGTGGTTTATCAACTATTAACAATGTGTTAAATGCTGCAAATCTTTTGTCCACACTCAATGGAAGCAGTAACTATACTGTGCTTGCTCCTGTCAACACTGCTTTTGATGATTTCTTTTTTACTTCCAATGAAAATGTGACACAGACTGCCAACTATCATGTTCTGGAAGGAAATGTAGATTTTGCTAATTCAGATAGGATGCTAACTACACTAAGCGGTCAAAATCTGTATGTATCTAATGTGGAGAACAACACTTACCTCAATGGACGCCCTATCTTTGATTTGGGTTATGGGGCAGACAATGGCCGTGTCATTCATATGCTTGATGTACTAAAACCTGCCGTACCTTTGGCTGAAATGGTAGAGTACATTGAAGCACTGAGCGGTAACACCTTCACCATTTTCAAAAAAGCTCTGGAAGAAACAGCTATAGAAGTACCCGCCAATAGCACCATCTTTATGCCCACTGATGCCGCCTTTGAAGCTGCCGGTATCATCACGACCATTGACAGTGTGGCCCTAGAAGCTGAGGCAGCCAGAATAGCTCCCGCGGTGCTGAGCAGTATTTTACAAAAGCATGTGGTGCCTGATAATATCCTGTTTTCACCTGACTTTGAAGCCGGAACACTTACTACATTAAATGGTGCGATTGCGGTAACACTGGAAGGGCAGAATGGAACCATTACTTTGAATGACAATAATGCAGCCACGGAAACCAATGCCAACCTCCAATTCCCTGCCAATAACCTGGTAGAAAATGGGATTGTGATTCATGTAGTCACCCAGGCTTTACTACCTTAG